A stretch of the Cellulomonas sp. WB94 genome encodes the following:
- a CDS encoding glutathione peroxidase: MGLYDITFLRMDGSPTSLAEHRDDVVLVVNVASRCGLAPQYATLEVLHEKYNDRGFTVLGFPSNQFLQELSTNEAVAEFCSTTYGVTFPVLDRVKVNGRGEHPLYTELKKTKDSEGKAGRVTWNFEKFVVLPGGEVHRFRPRTLPDDPAIIDVIESHLPG; the protein is encoded by the coding sequence ATGGGCCTCTACGACATCACCTTCCTCCGGATGGACGGTTCGCCGACGTCCCTCGCCGAGCACCGCGACGACGTCGTTCTCGTCGTCAACGTCGCCTCCCGCTGCGGTCTGGCGCCGCAGTACGCCACGCTGGAGGTTCTGCACGAGAAGTACAACGACCGGGGCTTCACCGTCCTGGGCTTCCCGAGCAACCAGTTCCTCCAGGAGCTGTCCACCAACGAGGCGGTCGCAGAGTTCTGCTCGACGACGTACGGCGTGACCTTCCCGGTCCTCGACCGGGTCAAGGTCAACGGCCGCGGCGAGCACCCCCTGTACACCGAGCTGAAGAAGACGAAGGACAGCGAGGGCAAGGCCGGCCGCGTCACGTGGAACTTCGAGAAGTTCGTCGTGCTCCCCGGTGGCGAGGTGCATCGGTTCCGGCCGCGCACGCTGCCCGACGACCCCGCGATCATCGACGTGATCGAGAGCCACCTCCCGGGCTAG